From a single Loigolactobacillus coryniformis subsp. coryniformis KCTC 3167 = DSM 20001 genomic region:
- the thrB gene encoding homoserine kinase has translation MKIQVPATTSNLGPGFDSCGLALALYLRIQIGAESAHWEVQHNLGPQIPNDQENLIVKTALTVAGQQPIAPHQLSVMSDIPVQRGLGSSAAAVVGGIELANRLANLNLSIDEKITLATKFEQHPDHVAPAIRGNFVTAAMIDQQVYSVRHLFPDSDFVIYIPREKLAAVKSREVLPTSLDYNQAVAGSAIANVMIAAILNGDLNLAGDMMEHDLLQERYRDNFVPFLRQMRTTAKELGAYGTFISGAGPAIITMCPEEATENIKAALMQKHPTGTVISLSADKDGIQVF, from the coding sequence ATGAAAATTCAAGTTCCTGCGACGACTTCGAATCTAGGTCCTGGCTTTGATTCATGCGGTCTTGCGTTGGCACTTTATTTACGGATCCAGATCGGTGCTGAAAGTGCGCATTGGGAGGTGCAGCATAATTTAGGCCCACAAATTCCCAATGACCAGGAAAATTTGATCGTCAAAACTGCTTTGACTGTGGCTGGTCAGCAACCAATAGCACCCCACCAACTCAGCGTGATGTCGGATATTCCCGTACAACGCGGCCTTGGTAGCAGCGCGGCGGCTGTTGTCGGTGGCATTGAGCTAGCTAATCGCTTAGCCAACTTAAACCTAAGCATTGATGAAAAAATTACGTTAGCCACTAAATTCGAACAGCACCCCGATCACGTGGCCCCAGCAATCCGCGGTAATTTTGTTACTGCAGCAATGATTGATCAGCAAGTTTATTCGGTGCGGCACCTATTTCCTGATTCAGATTTTGTGATCTATATTCCGCGCGAAAAGTTAGCCGCTGTTAAAAGTCGTGAAGTGCTGCCAACATCACTGGATTACAACCAAGCTGTTGCTGGTAGTGCCATTGCCAACGTGATGATCGCTGCAATTTTAAATGGTGATCTCAACTTAGCTGGCGACATGATGGAACATGACCTACTGCAAGAGCGTTACCGCGATAATTTTGTCCCTTTTTTAAGGCAAATGCGTACTACTGCAAAAGAACTCGGTGCTTATGGCACGTTTATCTCCGGTGCTGGACCAGCAATCATCACCATGTGCCCCGAAGAAGCAACCGAAAATATCAAAGCTGCGCTAATGCAAAAACATCCCACTGGCACCGTCATTTCATTATCAGCCGACAAAGATGGCATTCAAGTCTTCTAA
- a CDS encoding 2,3-bisphosphoglycerate-dependent phosphoglycerate mutase, translated as MARLVLLRHGESTANRDNIYTGWSDVPLTSAGITEAQQAGKLLAALDFDFTAVHTSLLQRAIMTANIVMEQLDILAVPLNKTWRLNERHYGALRGQNKDATRQEYGAEQVALWRRSYTTVPPKLAQPDYDRRYTRYGYRFEPLAESLAMALTRVVPYWLDHIGPALINGHDQLVVAHGSTIRALIKYLEAVSDSGINGVEVANGEPIVYDLDAKLRIKNKTIIHKQ; from the coding sequence ATGGCACGATTGGTTTTGTTACGCCATGGAGAAAGTACCGCTAATCGTGACAATATCTATACTGGCTGGTCAGATGTTCCGCTGACGTCAGCAGGGATCACGGAAGCACAGCAGGCGGGTAAACTTTTAGCAGCACTTGACTTTGATTTTACCGCAGTGCACACATCACTATTACAACGCGCAATTATGACGGCTAATATTGTTATGGAACAACTGGATATTTTGGCAGTGCCTCTGAACAAAACTTGGCGCCTGAATGAGCGCCATTATGGTGCATTACGGGGACAGAATAAAGACGCAACCCGTCAAGAATATGGCGCTGAACAAGTGGCCTTGTGGCGGCGTAGTTACACGACTGTGCCACCTAAATTGGCGCAGCCGGATTATGATCGGCGCTACACACGTTACGGCTATCGTTTTGAACCACTGGCTGAAAGTTTGGCCATGGCGTTGACGCGGGTTGTTCCTTATTGGCTAGATCATATTGGCCCCGCGTTGATCAATGGGCATGATCAATTAGTGGTTGCTCACGGTAGTACGATTCGTGCCTTGATCAAATATTTAGAAGCTGTTTCAGACAGTGGTATCAATGGCGTCGAAGTGGCTAATGGTGAGCCAATTGTTTATGACCTCGACGCTAAATTACGTATTAAAAATAAAACAATTATCCACAAACAATAA
- a CDS encoding C1 family peptidase, with product MSQEITSAAIADYQSQLQQLPQSATIKRAVMNNGILAASENTDSKVAMNQTFSVDLSAEKVANQKQSGRCWMFAALNTMRRSIADQFNLKDFELSQNYTNFWDKFEKSNYFYENILATATEPLESRKVAFLLATPQQDGGQWDMLTALIDKYGIVPKYVMPETYNSSKSSELNSVLNLKLRKDAVTLRQMVADKASEQEIATTKSRFLSEVYRILVYTLGEPPVKFDFEYRDGDKAYHIDRDLTPQTFFKKYVGWDLDNYQSIINAPTDDKPYNHLYTVEMLGNVVGGRQVRHLNLDIDTFKQLAIKQLQAGESVWFGSDVGQASDRQIGIMDTAIYNKDDLFNVGLSMTKAQRLDYGESLMTHAMVITGVDLVDDKPTKWKVENSWGDKVGEKGYFVMSDAWLDQYVYQIVINKQYLPADLLAATKEDPKVLAPWDPMGALASH from the coding sequence TTGAGTCAAGAAATTACCTCTGCTGCAATTGCCGACTATCAGTCACAGCTACAACAATTACCACAATCCGCGACGATCAAACGGGCGGTCATGAATAATGGTATCCTAGCGGCTAGTGAAAACACTGATTCAAAAGTTGCAATGAACCAAACTTTCTCCGTTGATCTAAGCGCAGAAAAAGTTGCTAACCAAAAACAAAGTGGTCGTTGCTGGATGTTTGCCGCATTAAACACTATGCGCCGCAGTATCGCTGATCAGTTTAATTTGAAAGACTTTGAATTATCACAGAATTATACGAACTTTTGGGATAAATTTGAAAAATCAAATTACTTCTACGAAAATATCTTAGCAACCGCAACAGAACCTTTAGAAAGCCGTAAAGTTGCTTTCTTATTGGCAACACCACAACAAGATGGTGGTCAATGGGATATGTTGACGGCCTTGATCGACAAATATGGGATCGTGCCGAAGTACGTTATGCCAGAAACTTATAACAGTTCTAAGTCTAGCGAACTTAATAGTGTCCTTAACTTGAAGTTGCGCAAAGATGCCGTTACATTACGGCAAATGGTTGCTGACAAAGCCAGTGAACAAGAAATTGCCACTACAAAGTCACGCTTTTTAAGTGAAGTTTACCGGATCCTAGTCTATACATTAGGCGAACCACCAGTAAAATTTGATTTTGAATATCGTGATGGTGATAAAGCTTATCATATTGATCGTGATCTAACCCCGCAAACATTCTTTAAGAAATATGTGGGTTGGGATCTTGATAACTATCAATCGATAATCAACGCCCCAACAGATGACAAACCGTACAATCACTTATACACAGTTGAAATGTTAGGTAATGTGGTTGGTGGCCGTCAAGTTCGGCATTTGAACTTAGACATTGATACTTTCAAACAATTGGCAATCAAACAATTGCAAGCTGGTGAAAGTGTTTGGTTCGGTAGCGATGTTGGTCAAGCTTCCGATCGTCAAATTGGGATCATGGACACTGCCATTTACAATAAAGATGATCTCTTCAACGTTGGTTTAAGCATGACGAAAGCCCAACGCTTAGATTACGGTGAAAGTCTGATGACTCATGCCATGGTGATCACTGGCGTTGATTTAGTTGACGATAAACCAACTAAGTGGAAAGTTGAAAACTCTTGGGGTGACAAAGTCGGCGAAAAAGGCTACTTCGTCATGAGTGATGCTTGGTTAGACCAATATGTTTACCAAATCGTAATCAACAAGCAGTATTTGCCAGCCGACTTATTAGCTGCAACTAAAGAAGATCCAAAAGTCTTAGCTCCTTGGGACCCAATGGGCGCTTTAGCTTCACATTAA
- a CDS encoding GNAT family N-acetyltransferase: protein MYHQSKGDPLMEFDYEPGRYYHNDADGRLVAEVTFQTLQNGRVLAVDHTFVREDHRGQGIAGQLIETMITHAQKHQAKILPLCTYAKAFFQRKPEYADIVAE from the coding sequence ATTTACCATCAATCTAAGGGGGATCCACTAATGGAATTCGATTATGAACCCGGCCGTTACTATCACAATGATGCTGATGGTCGTCTCGTCGCTGAAGTCACTTTTCAAACACTACAAAATGGGCGTGTTCTAGCCGTTGATCATACTTTTGTTCGCGAAGATCATCGTGGTCAGGGCATCGCTGGTCAATTGATTGAAACAATGATCACACACGCGCAAAAACATCAGGCCAAAATTCTGCCACTCTGTACGTACGCGAAGGCTTTTTTCCAGCGTAAGCCTGAATATGCTGATATCGTGGCTGAATAA
- the radA gene encoding DNA repair protein RadA, with product MAKAKTQFVCQNCGYNSPRYLGRCPNCGAWNQMVEEKIATKKETTNAQANIAGHVAKPELMAKVSIEKEPRVQTQLAELNRVLGGGIVPGSLVLIGGDPGIGKSTLLLQVSGQLSQGKEKVLYVSGEESASQIKMRAGRLGVAGQQLYLYPETDMGSIRQQIESLKPDYVVIDSIQTMQEPDLSSAIGSVAQVREVTASLMRIAKQNQITIFIVGHVTKGGAIAGPKILEHMVDTVLYFEGDQQRTYRILRAVKNRFGSTNEIGIFEMRAGGLHEVANPSEIFLEERLTGATGSAVVVSLEGTRPILVEIQALITPTVFGNAQRTTTGIDRNRAALIMAVLEKRANLMLQNQDAYLKAAGGVKLDEPAIDLAVAVSITSSYRDKGTQATDCFVGEIGLTGEVRSVNRIEQRINEAAKLGFKRVFIPHNNLKGLEVPPTIKVIGVTTVAEALQKAFN from the coding sequence GTGGCAAAAGCAAAAACACAGTTTGTTTGTCAGAATTGCGGTTATAATTCACCACGCTATCTAGGCCGTTGTCCTAATTGTGGGGCTTGGAACCAAATGGTTGAAGAAAAGATCGCAACTAAAAAAGAGACCACTAATGCGCAGGCTAATATAGCCGGCCATGTTGCCAAACCAGAGTTAATGGCAAAAGTCAGTATCGAAAAGGAACCGCGAGTGCAGACCCAGCTAGCTGAATTGAATCGAGTGCTTGGCGGCGGGATCGTTCCTGGTTCGTTAGTCTTGATTGGTGGCGATCCGGGGATCGGGAAATCAACATTGTTACTACAAGTTTCTGGTCAGCTCAGCCAAGGCAAGGAAAAAGTACTTTACGTTTCTGGTGAAGAAAGTGCGTCACAAATCAAAATGCGCGCAGGACGGCTTGGTGTTGCTGGACAACAATTGTACCTTTATCCGGAAACCGATATGGGTAGTATTCGTCAGCAAATTGAAAGTTTAAAACCTGATTATGTGGTCATTGATTCGATCCAAACGATGCAGGAACCTGATTTGAGTTCAGCAATTGGTAGTGTGGCGCAGGTACGGGAAGTAACCGCATCATTAATGCGGATCGCAAAACAAAATCAGATTACGATCTTCATTGTTGGTCATGTGACCAAAGGTGGTGCCATTGCTGGTCCGAAAATTCTTGAGCATATGGTGGATACCGTTTTGTATTTTGAAGGCGATCAGCAACGAACTTACCGGATCTTACGAGCGGTGAAGAATCGTTTTGGTTCAACTAATGAAATTGGTATTTTTGAAATGCGTGCCGGCGGCCTGCACGAAGTGGCTAATCCATCCGAGATTTTCTTGGAGGAGCGTTTGACTGGGGCTACTGGTTCGGCCGTAGTGGTTTCGTTAGAAGGTACGCGGCCAATCTTGGTGGAAATTCAAGCTTTGATCACGCCGACCGTTTTTGGTAATGCCCAGCGGACGACGACGGGGATCGACCGTAATCGGGCTGCTTTGATCATGGCAGTTCTAGAAAAGCGGGCTAACTTGATGTTACAGAACCAAGATGCTTATTTGAAAGCTGCTGGTGGCGTTAAATTGGACGAACCGGCAATTGATTTGGCAGTCGCTGTTAGTATTACTTCGTCTTATCGTGACAAAGGAACCCAAGCGACGGACTGTTTTGTCGGTGAAATTGGCTTGACTGGTGAGGTACGTAGCGTTAATCGTATCGAACAACGGATCAACGAGGCAGCTAAGCTTGGTTTCAAGCGCGTTTTCATTCCGCATAATAACCTTAAAGGGTTAGAAGTGCCGCCAACAATCAAAGTAATTGGCGTGACTACGGTTGCGGAAGCCTTACAAAAGGCATTTAATTGA
- a CDS encoding PIN/TRAM domain-containing protein, with the protein MKKRITTLLIVLVGASLAVTFLPMLWRVSGLTALHYLNNLFVDILLGAIISYFISLFLAGPIVSLFDRLIKQTETMISKQSPIYLLFGSLATIIGLILANIISIPLYRMNFFLFNTLAPIILMVLLGYIGFRVGTTRTDEWRRLFQLRSKKATVETPEEQGKVLERKVDDNFHKYKILDTSVIIDGRIYEIAQTGFIEGTLLIPNFVLHELQLIADSADSLKRTRGRRGLDILNDLQKTDAMPVEMYEGDFEDLTEVDSKLIKLAKLLDGIVVTNDFNLNKVSEFQNVPVLNINELANTLKPAVIPGDGMTVTVVKSGTERQQGVAYLDDGTMIVVEDGQYYMNKSLAVTVTSALQTAAGRMIFAKPAHSQKSLREHNK; encoded by the coding sequence ATGAAAAAAAGAATTACCACATTACTGATCGTTTTGGTTGGGGCGTCGTTGGCGGTCACCTTTCTACCAATGTTGTGGCGAGTATCTGGTCTAACAGCGTTACATTACTTAAATAACTTATTCGTTGATATCTTACTTGGTGCAATTATTTCGTATTTTATTTCGCTATTTTTGGCCGGGCCAATCGTCAGTTTATTTGATCGTTTGATCAAGCAGACAGAAACGATGATCAGTAAACAATCGCCGATCTACCTCTTATTTGGCAGTTTAGCAACGATTATTGGGCTGATTTTAGCCAATATCATTTCAATTCCATTGTACCGGATGAACTTTTTCTTATTTAATACCTTAGCGCCAATTATTTTAATGGTGTTATTGGGGTATATCGGATTTCGAGTCGGCACAACACGAACTGATGAATGGCGTCGTTTGTTTCAGTTGCGTAGTAAGAAAGCCACGGTGGAAACGCCTGAAGAGCAAGGCAAAGTCCTTGAACGCAAAGTCGATGATAATTTCCACAAGTACAAGATCCTTGATACTAGTGTGATCATTGATGGGCGAATCTACGAGATTGCCCAAACTGGTTTTATTGAAGGTACTTTGTTGATTCCTAACTTTGTCTTGCATGAATTACAATTGATCGCTGATTCAGCTGATTCGTTGAAGCGCACGCGCGGTCGGCGTGGGTTAGATATTTTAAATGACCTACAAAAAACCGATGCAATGCCAGTTGAAATGTACGAAGGTGACTTCGAGGATCTGACGGAAGTTGACAGTAAGTTGATCAAATTAGCTAAGTTGTTAGATGGGATTGTAGTGACTAATGATTTTAATTTGAATAAGGTCAGTGAATTTCAAAATGTACCGGTGCTAAATATCAATGAATTAGCGAATACGTTGAAACCTGCGGTGATCCCAGGTGATGGGATGACTGTTACGGTGGTTAAATCTGGGACAGAGCGCCAACAGGGCGTTGCGTACCTTGATGATGGGACCATGATCGTTGTTGAAGATGGTCAATACTATATGAATAAATCGCTGGCGGTCACAGTTACTAGCGCCTTACAAACTGCGGCTGGGCGGATGATCTTTGCTAAACCAGCGCATTCACAGAAAAGTTTGCGTGAACATAATAAATAA
- the gltX gene encoding glutamate--tRNA ligase, with protein MADKKIRVRYAPSPTGHLHIGNARTALFNYLFARHNKGEFVIRIEDTDTKRNVEGGEESQLTMLKWLGMDWDEGPDKPGEVGPYRQSERGAIYGPLIQQLVDQGLAYESYITEDELMAQREAQKARHEMPHYEDEFAGLNAEEKAAKIADAKAKGIKPVIRFHVPVHKKYEFNDLVKGHIEFDSDSIGGDFVIMKRDGMPTYNFAVVVDDHMMKITHVLRGDDHIANTPKQLMIYEAFGWEPPVFGHMTLIINTQTGKKLSKRDENTLQFIEQYRELGYLPEGMFNFITLLGWSPVGEDEIFTRKQLIKIFDPKRLSKSPAKFDAKKLEWVNNQYMKQSDSSKVTDMGLYQLIKAGRLPEDPDNKTIEWARALISLYHDQMSYAAQVVEESAVFFTEPPKLDEAALAELAVDTAPLVLNKFAELIKQVKIFDAVEINNAIQQVRAIVGVKGRKLYMPIRIGTTRATHGPAIAESIELLGREKTMHHLEVTLAELNH; from the coding sequence TTGGCAGATAAAAAAATTCGTGTTCGTTATGCCCCAAGCCCAACCGGCCATTTGCATATCGGTAACGCACGGACGGCATTGTTCAACTATCTTTTTGCGCGGCATAATAAAGGTGAATTTGTGATTCGGATCGAAGACACCGATACCAAACGTAACGTTGAAGGTGGCGAAGAAAGCCAATTAACCATGCTTAAATGGTTAGGGATGGATTGGGATGAAGGTCCCGATAAGCCTGGTGAAGTGGGCCCATATCGGCAGTCAGAACGTGGCGCAATTTATGGTCCATTGATTCAACAATTAGTTGATCAGGGTTTGGCCTATGAGTCTTACATTACGGAAGACGAATTAATGGCACAACGGGAAGCACAAAAAGCACGCCACGAGATGCCTCATTATGAAGATGAATTTGCTGGTTTAAACGCTGAAGAAAAAGCAGCTAAGATCGCCGATGCTAAAGCAAAGGGAATCAAGCCGGTCATTCGTTTCCACGTCCCAGTGCATAAGAAATATGAGTTTAATGATTTAGTTAAGGGTCATATTGAATTTGATTCTGATTCAATCGGTGGCGACTTTGTAATCATGAAACGTGACGGTATGCCAACGTATAATTTTGCCGTTGTGGTTGATGATCATATGATGAAAATCACGCACGTTTTACGTGGGGATGATCATATTGCCAACACACCAAAACAATTGATGATCTATGAAGCTTTCGGCTGGGAACCACCTGTTTTTGGTCATATGACGTTGATCATCAATACACAAACGGGTAAGAAGTTATCGAAGCGTGACGAAAATACGCTACAATTCATCGAACAATATCGTGAATTAGGCTACTTACCAGAAGGTATGTTCAATTTCATTACCTTGTTAGGCTGGTCACCGGTTGGTGAAGATGAAATCTTCACACGGAAGCAGTTGATCAAAATATTTGATCCTAAACGCTTAAGCAAGTCACCAGCTAAGTTTGATGCTAAGAAGTTGGAATGGGTCAATAATCAGTACATGAAACAAAGCGACAGTAGTAAAGTGACTGATATGGGCTTATATCAATTGATCAAAGCAGGTCGTTTGCCAGAAGATCCTGATAATAAGACGATCGAATGGGCACGTGCGCTGATCAGTTTGTATCATGATCAAATGAGTTACGCTGCCCAAGTGGTTGAAGAGTCAGCTGTCTTCTTTACTGAACCACCTAAGTTAGATGAAGCGGCGCTGGCTGAATTAGCGGTTGATACAGCACCACTAGTTTTGAATAAGTTTGCTGAATTGATCAAGCAAGTTAAGATTTTTGATGCAGTCGAGATCAATAATGCGATTCAACAAGTTCGTGCCATCGTTGGGGTTAAGGGTCGTAAATTATACATGCCAATTCGGATCGGCACAACGCGGGCAACGCATGGTCCAGCAATTGCTGAATCAATTGAGTTACTTGGCCGTGAGAAGACGATGCATCATTTGGAAGTCACTTTAGCCGAATTAAATCATTAA